Proteins encoded by one window of Lycium barbarum isolate Lr01 chromosome 11, ASM1917538v2, whole genome shotgun sequence:
- the LOC132619260 gene encoding uncharacterized protein LOC132619260 isoform X1, with protein MYICTWILFLTISSCHFATVMYKLSFNHIDLLLPKVKILSIFRLDIVLYLQSPICSRLHLVIIFKWRSTRSLGVLYTCVFTGSDVGYIATIFRIQPQFLFSIIADGIIKYLPSLLHPFIAINRMFEFINQDGRNVCARPRNKHFAEEVSMLQSFHTLFAEEVSMLQSFHTSSEHEKRFF; from the exons ATGTACATTTGTACATGGATTCTCTTCTTAACTATATCTTCATGCCATTTCGCAACAGTTATGTACAAACTCAGCTTCAACCATATTGATCTTTTGCTTCCAAAAGTGAAGATTTTGTCAATCTTCCGGCTGGACATTGTGTTATATTTGCAGTCTCCTATTTGTTCACGTCTTCATCTTGTAATCATATTCAAGTGGCGAAGTACTCGTAGTCTTGGTGTTCTTTATACCTGTGTGTTCACGGGTTCAGATGTAGGATACATAGCCACAATTTTTAGGATACAACCACAATTTTTGTTCTCAATCATAGCTGATGGAATCATCAAATATTTGCCCTCCTTGCTTCACCCATTCATTGCCATCAACCGGATGTTCGAATTCATTAATCAAGATGGCAGGAATGTCTGCGCAAG GCCAAGGAACAAGCATTTTGCGGAAGAGGTCAGTATGTTACAAAGCTTTCATACTTTATTTGCGGAAGAGGTCAGTATGTTACAAAGCTTTCATACTTCATCTGAACATGAAAAACGTTTCTTTTGA
- the LOC132619260 gene encoding uncharacterized protein LOC132619260 isoform X2, which yields MESSNICPPCFTHSLPSTGCSNSLIKMAGMSAQGQGTSILRKRVPGIYRTWTECESMVKGFSGTITSRTGRMRKPLKLTTII from the exons ATGGAATCATCAAATATTTGCCCTCCTTGCTTCACCCATTCATTGCCATCAACCGGATGTTCGAATTCATTAATCAAGATGGCAGGAATGTCTGCGCAAG GCCAAGGAACAAGCATTTTGCGGAAGAG GGTACCTGGTATATACAGGACATGGACCGAGTGTGAATCAATGGTTAAAGGGTTTAGTGGAACCATCACAAGTCGTACAGGACGTATGAGGAAGCCCTTGAAGCTTACAACGATTATTTAG
- the LOC132619818 gene encoding DEK domain-containing chromatin-associated protein 3-like, with the protein MMMKRKRKFKEQQTVQNRPRTRSRKEVEVNTIESVKNVVADDEAEIEKEDKKFNDVDESDNEREEFDRGADHKDDGGKEGDKVDVGEQDKADGEKVRNELNVDEEDKADGEKVGNELNVGEEDKADGEKDGNELNVGEEDKVDGEKDGNELNVGEEDKADGEKDGDEVDLVEDNKAYGERDGDGVVAVEEEKVNGERDGDGVVAVEEEKADSENEE; encoded by the coding sequence atgatgatgaaaaGGAAGAGGAAATTTAAGGAACAACAAACGGTGCAAAACCGTCCAAGAACCAGATCTAGAAAAGAAGTCGAAGTTAACACTATTGAAAGTGTAAAGAATGTAGTTGCTGATGACGAGGCTGAGATTGAGAAGGAAGATAAAAAATTCAATGACGTGGATGAGAGTGACAATGAAAGAGAGGAATTTGATAGAGGCGCCGATCACAAGGATGATGGTGGAAAGGAAGGAGATAAAGTGGATGTAGGTGAACAGGACAAGGCTGATGGTGAGAAAGTTAGAAATGAATTGAATGTAGATGAAGAGGACAAGGCTGATGGTGAGAAagttggaaatgaattgaatgtagGTGAAGAGGACAAGGCTGATGGTGAGAAAGATGGAAATGAATTGAACGTAGGCGAAGAGGACAAGGTTGATGGTGAGAAagatggaaatgaattgaatgtagGTGAAGAGGACAAGGCTGATGGTGAGAAAGATGGAGATGAAGTGGATTTAGTTGAAGATAACAAGGCTTATGGTGAAAGGGATGGAGATGGTGTGGTTGCAGTTGAAGAGGAAAAGGTTAATGGTGAAAGAGATGGAGATGGAGTGGTTGCAGTTGAAGAGGAAAAGGCTGATAGTGAGAACGAAGAATAA